From Salinirubellus salinus, the proteins below share one genomic window:
- a CDS encoding P-II family nitrogen regulator translates to MSDEPNDGGIKLVMAMIRPDKLSDVKQGLAEVGAPSITVTNISGRGSQPAKKGQWRGEEYTVDLHQKVKVECIVADIPAEDVVAAIADAAHTGEPGDGKVFVLPVESATQIRTGQTGTEAV, encoded by the coding sequence ATGTCCGACGAACCCAACGACGGCGGCATCAAGCTCGTCATGGCGATGATCCGCCCCGACAAACTGAGCGACGTGAAACAGGGGCTCGCCGAGGTCGGCGCGCCCAGCATCACGGTGACGAACATCTCCGGCCGCGGCTCGCAGCCCGCCAAGAAGGGCCAGTGGCGCGGCGAGGAGTACACGGTCGACCTCCACCAGAAGGTGAAGGTGGAGTGTATCGTCGCCGACATCCCGGCCGAGGACGTGGTCGCTGCCATCGCCGACGCCGCCCACACGGGCGAGCCGGGTGACGGCAAGGTGTTCGTCCTGCCCGTCGAGTCCGCGACGCAGATCCGGACCGGCCAGACCGGCACCGAAGCGGTCTGA
- a CDS encoding type I restriction endonuclease subunit R, with product MSSKYDEQAFETHIEQHLLDGQYEQLDSDEFDAERGLFPDVLVSFVKDTQPDRWHQLETAYKGNARQRFLQELTSALERQGALELLRHGLKTTGTVIKLAFFQPNTGKNPEIQKQYEANRLGVTRQFYYSATKESPSIDLALSVNGIPVATAELKNPATGQTVENAKQQYKQDRDPGEPVLKFKRGCLVHFAVDPNEVEYTTEIDGEDTYFLPFNKGHDGGAGNPPNENGHRTAYLWEEVWAKDSWMEILQRFIHIDEEEIRKDGVKVEEEETMIFPRYHQLECVRQLVASTREDGAGEDYLVQHSTGSGKSKSIAWLVHRLVSLHNDADEAVFDGVVVVTDRTVLDEQLRNTIYELDHKTGVVHAIKGEGQSKSKELAEALEAGKPVVITTLQTFPYVIEHTQGLPDRDYAVVVDEAHSSQTGEMAKEMKQILAGENIEEDDDWEDLLAKSASARGKQDNLSFFAFTATPKGKTLEAFGDVPEGGDKPEPFHVYSMRQAIEEGFILDPLQHYTTYDTFYNIAKVIEEDPQVPQKKAVKAVSKFLKLHPHNISQKVEIIVEHFRNHTQHKIGGKAKAMVVTSSRLHAVRYKKAIDKYIEENGYDIGALVAFSGTVDDDGIEYTEQGMNDGIKQSELPNKFSSSDYQVLVVADKYQTGFDQPLLHTMYVDKKLSGVQAVQTLSRLNRTHPGKEDTFVLDFENDQEDIYDAFKPYYETTTVEETTDPQHIYQLESELDAMQMYSREQVDKFAEAFFSPDNRATEQAHAKLSSLVQPAHDNFIVADEETQDEFRSKLRSFLRLYKFQSQVVTYEDTRLEKLYTFGRFLYKELPRKSGESRVEFNDELALQYYRLEKSGEGKIELGSGGGEVSVPTETGTGGKDDEEVELSSIVEKINEALGTDFTEADQLFLDQLKEDALEDDHLRRSAQVNSPENFALEFDDTLTDMFIDRMDQNQELFAKFMDNDEVQQAITKHLRREVYEESQTADS from the coding sequence ATGAGCAGTAAGTACGACGAGCAGGCGTTTGAGACCCACATAGAACAGCACCTGCTTGATGGTCAGTACGAGCAGCTCGACTCCGACGAGTTTGATGCCGAGCGGGGACTGTTCCCCGACGTGCTTGTCTCGTTCGTCAAAGACACTCAACCTGATCGCTGGCATCAATTGGAGACTGCCTACAAGGGGAATGCCCGTCAGCGGTTCCTTCAGGAACTTACGAGTGCCCTTGAAAGACAAGGAGCGCTAGAACTCCTACGCCACGGTCTCAAAACCACGGGAACTGTAATCAAACTCGCCTTCTTCCAGCCTAACACCGGAAAGAACCCAGAGATTCAGAAGCAGTACGAAGCCAATCGGCTTGGGGTCACCCGGCAGTTCTACTACTCGGCGACGAAAGAGTCGCCCAGCATCGACCTCGCTTTGAGCGTCAACGGCATTCCTGTGGCGACAGCAGAGCTGAAGAACCCCGCTACTGGTCAGACTGTTGAAAACGCCAAACAGCAGTATAAACAGGACCGAGACCCCGGTGAACCGGTACTCAAATTCAAGCGCGGGTGCTTGGTCCACTTTGCGGTAGACCCGAACGAGGTTGAGTACACCACCGAGATAGACGGCGAAGACACGTACTTCCTCCCGTTCAACAAGGGTCACGACGGGGGTGCGGGAAACCCACCGAACGAGAACGGTCACCGGACAGCGTACCTCTGGGAGGAGGTTTGGGCGAAGGACTCGTGGATGGAAATTCTCCAGCGTTTCATACACATCGACGAGGAGGAGATCCGCAAGGACGGCGTAAAGGTGGAAGAAGAGGAGACGATGATCTTTCCCCGCTACCACCAACTGGAGTGCGTTCGTCAGCTGGTGGCCAGCACGCGTGAAGACGGGGCTGGAGAGGACTACCTTGTCCAGCACTCTACTGGGAGCGGTAAGAGCAAGTCTATCGCGTGGCTGGTCCACCGACTGGTCTCTCTCCACAACGATGCAGACGAAGCTGTGTTCGACGGGGTTGTCGTCGTCACTGACCGAACAGTCCTTGACGAGCAGCTCCGGAACACCATCTACGAACTCGATCACAAGACTGGCGTCGTCCACGCAATCAAGGGAGAGGGACAGTCGAAGTCGAAGGAACTCGCGGAGGCACTCGAAGCTGGGAAGCCAGTCGTCATCACCACTCTCCAGACGTTCCCCTACGTCATCGAGCACACGCAAGGACTACCAGACCGAGACTACGCCGTGGTTGTCGATGAGGCGCACAGTAGCCAGACTGGGGAGATGGCGAAGGAGATGAAGCAGATACTCGCGGGAGAAAACATCGAGGAGGATGACGACTGGGAGGACCTCCTCGCCAAGAGCGCCTCAGCGCGGGGGAAACAGGACAACCTCAGCTTCTTCGCTTTCACCGCGACGCCCAAGGGGAAGACGCTGGAGGCGTTCGGAGATGTCCCCGAGGGTGGAGACAAACCTGAACCGTTCCACGTCTACTCGATGCGACAGGCAATCGAGGAGGGATTCATCCTCGATCCTCTCCAGCACTACACCACCTACGACACGTTCTATAACATCGCCAAGGTCATCGAGGAAGACCCACAGGTGCCGCAAAAGAAGGCTGTCAAGGCGGTCTCGAAGTTCCTCAAGCTTCACCCCCACAACATTTCGCAGAAGGTGGAAATCATCGTCGAACACTTCCGCAATCACACTCAGCACAAGATAGGGGGAAAGGCGAAAGCGATGGTCGTCACGTCCTCGCGGCTCCACGCCGTGCGGTACAAGAAGGCGATAGACAAATACATCGAGGAGAACGGGTACGATATCGGTGCGCTAGTGGCCTTCTCTGGGACGGTTGACGACGATGGCATCGAGTACACAGAACAGGGAATGAACGACGGTATCAAGCAGTCAGAACTGCCCAACAAATTCAGCTCGTCGGACTACCAAGTGCTGGTCGTAGCGGACAAGTACCAGACTGGCTTCGACCAGCCACTCCTCCACACGATGTACGTGGACAAGAAGCTCTCTGGGGTGCAAGCGGTTCAGACCCTTTCCCGTCTCAACAGGACTCATCCGGGGAAAGAGGACACGTTCGTCCTCGACTTCGAGAACGATCAAGAGGACATCTACGACGCTTTCAAGCCCTACTACGAAACAACGACTGTCGAGGAGACGACCGACCCCCAGCACATCTACCAGCTGGAGTCGGAACTCGACGCGATGCAGATGTACAGCCGCGAGCAGGTAGACAAGTTCGCGGAAGCCTTCTTCAGTCCCGATAACCGAGCGACTGAGCAAGCCCATGCGAAATTGAGTAGTCTCGTCCAGCCCGCCCACGACAACTTCATCGTCGCGGATGAGGAGACGCAGGACGAATTCCGGTCGAAGCTTCGCTCATTCCTCCGTCTCTACAAGTTCCAGTCGCAGGTCGTGACCTACGAAGATACTCGGCTCGAGAAGCTGTACACGTTCGGACGGTTCCTCTACAAGGAACTGCCCCGCAAGTCTGGTGAGTCACGGGTCGAGTTCAACGATGAACTGGCACTCCAGTACTATCGGCTAGAGAAGTCTGGTGAGGGGAAAATCGAACTTGGTTCTGGAGGGGGAGAGGTCTCGGTGCCAACGGAGACTGGTACCGGTGGCAAAGACGACGAAGAAGTCGAACTGTCGTCCATCGTCGAGAAAATCAACGAGGCACTTGGGACCGACTTTACCGAGGCTGACCAGCTGTTCCTTGATCAACTGAAAGAAGACGCGCTGGAGGATGACCATCTGCGACGGTCCGCGCAGGTGAATAGCCCCGAGAATTTCGCGCTTGAATTTGACGACACGCTAACCGACATGTTCATCGACAGGATGGACCAGAATCAGGAACTCTTTGCGAAGTTTATGGACAACGACGAGGTGCAACAGGCGATTACGAAACACCTCCGTCGAGAGGTCTACGAGGAGAGCCAGACTGCCGACAGTTGA
- a CDS encoding aminopeptidase, which yields MDPRIREQAEILVDHSTDVQAGDNVLITAPAHAEDLVVALHEVIGDRGANPLYVGSSARAGRAYLRASDPEDFETPTHELAMYEETDVDIAVRSNQNATETSDVDSETMAARSKAHQPVQSTRLSKRWCVTQFPSPAQAQLAELSSEGYENFVWDAINKDWDAVREHQEQMVEILDPADEVRIVSGDTTDVTMSVAGNPCLNDYGEHNLPGGEVFTTPVPESVEGEVLFDKPVYQQGHEILGARLVFEDGVVVEHSAEKNEAVLTGILDTDEGARRLGELGIGMNRDIDRFTYNMLFDEKMGDTVHMAVGRAYDDAVGEGNEANQSAQHVDMIVDMSEDSYIEVDGEVVQRNGTFRFEEGFEA from the coding sequence ATGGACCCACGCATCCGCGAACAGGCGGAGATACTCGTCGACCACTCCACCGACGTGCAGGCCGGCGACAACGTGCTCATCACCGCGCCCGCACACGCCGAGGACCTCGTCGTCGCCCTCCACGAGGTCATCGGCGACCGGGGGGCGAACCCCCTCTACGTCGGTTCCTCGGCCCGGGCCGGCCGGGCGTACCTCCGAGCGAGCGACCCCGAGGACTTCGAGACGCCCACCCACGAACTCGCCATGTACGAGGAGACGGACGTGGACATCGCCGTCCGGTCGAACCAGAACGCGACGGAGACGAGCGACGTGGACAGCGAGACGATGGCCGCCCGGAGCAAGGCCCACCAGCCGGTACAGTCGACCCGCCTCTCGAAGCGCTGGTGCGTCACGCAGTTCCCGTCGCCCGCGCAGGCCCAGCTCGCCGAACTCTCCAGCGAGGGCTACGAGAACTTCGTCTGGGACGCCATCAACAAGGACTGGGACGCGGTGCGCGAGCACCAGGAACAGATGGTGGAGATTCTCGACCCCGCAGACGAGGTCCGCATCGTCAGCGGCGACACCACGGACGTCACGATGTCCGTCGCGGGGAACCCCTGTCTGAACGACTACGGCGAGCACAACCTCCCCGGCGGCGAGGTGTTCACGACCCCCGTCCCCGAGAGCGTCGAGGGCGAGGTGCTGTTCGACAAGCCGGTCTACCAGCAGGGCCACGAGATCCTCGGCGCCCGCCTCGTCTTCGAGGACGGCGTCGTCGTCGAGCACTCGGCCGAGAAGAACGAGGCGGTCCTGACGGGCATCCTCGACACCGACGAGGGCGCCCGCCGGCTGGGCGAGCTCGGCATCGGGATGAACCGCGACATCGACCGGTTCACCTACAACATGCTGTTCGACGAGAAGATGGGCGACACCGTCCACATGGCGGTGGGGCGGGCCTACGACGACGCGGTCGGCGAGGGCAACGAGGCGAACCAGTCGGCCCAGCACGTCGACATGATCGTCGACATGAGCGAGGACTCCTACATCGAGGTCGACGGCGAGGTCGTCCAGCGGAACGGCACGTTCCGCTTCGAAGAGGGCTTCGAAGCGTAG
- a CDS encoding tyrosine-type recombinase/integrase has product MKIENAIQIYVEHRSSELSQQTIEAYEYRLRFFVEWCEENGLEEIENVSKKDVHDFLQHRKQDLAKTTYKANTDTLRACLRYIEKLDFAEEGVHEVAESPTLTDSENVRDDIVPREKAEQILNQLDKFRYASKEHALFQIFWETAARTGAVRGLDVEDYNAEQQYIEFHHRPEYSTPLKNADNGQRLVSLSSPTCVVLDDYIAENRLDTQDEHGRHPLLTTPNGRIAANTIRKWSYRVTCPEFYAECDCGKNTNYKYECENSVGAHAWRRGAITHWLESDKPKEVVSDRAQVSERILEKHYDGRDERTKMEQRRQFFTD; this is encoded by the coding sequence ATGAAAATAGAGAACGCCATCCAGATTTACGTAGAACACCGAAGCTCAGAGCTTAGCCAACAGACCATCGAGGCTTACGAATACCGCCTCCGCTTCTTCGTTGAGTGGTGTGAGGAAAACGGACTCGAAGAGATTGAGAACGTCTCGAAAAAAGACGTTCACGACTTCCTCCAACACCGAAAGCAAGACTTGGCTAAGACCACCTACAAAGCCAATACTGACACGCTGAGAGCCTGCCTCCGGTATATTGAGAAGCTGGATTTTGCCGAGGAAGGAGTCCATGAGGTTGCTGAATCTCCCACGCTGACGGACTCTGAGAACGTTCGAGATGATATCGTTCCCAGAGAGAAAGCAGAGCAGATTCTGAATCAGTTGGACAAGTTCCGCTACGCTTCGAAGGAACATGCTTTGTTTCAGATTTTTTGGGAGACTGCCGCTCGCACTGGAGCGGTTAGAGGGCTTGATGTGGAAGACTACAACGCTGAACAGCAGTATATCGAATTTCATCACCGCCCTGAATACTCTACCCCTCTCAAGAACGCAGACAATGGACAGCGGCTCGTCTCCCTCTCATCCCCTACCTGTGTTGTCTTGGATGATTACATCGCTGAGAACCGCTTGGACACGCAGGATGAACACGGTCGTCATCCCTTGTTGACTACACCTAACGGTAGGATTGCAGCCAATACTATCAGAAAGTGGTCATACAGGGTGACTTGCCCGGAGTTCTACGCTGAGTGTGACTGCGGGAAAAATACGAACTACAAATACGAATGTGAGAACAGCGTAGGAGCGCATGCGTGGAGGAGAGGAGCTATCACTCACTGGCTGGAGTCAGATAAACCCAAAGAGGTGGTTTCAGATAGAGCGCAGGTGTCTGAGCGGATTCTTGAGAAGCACTATGATGGGAGAGATGAGCGAACGAAGATGGAGCAGCGAAGGCAGTTCTTCACTGACTGA
- the hemL gene encoding glutamate-1-semialdehyde 2,1-aminomutase, translating into MNHERSRELYDRALSVMPGGVNSSVRAAPRPYPFFVERGDGAHVVDADGNRYLDYAMGYGPLLLGHDMPESVQSAVQSYASAGPMYGAPTEVEVDLAEFVARHVPSVEMIRFVNSGTEATVSAVRLARGYTGNDKVVVMQGGYHGAQETTLVEGEPGHVHPSTNGIPESFAEHTVPVPFNDHEAITEVFEEHGDEIACVLTEPILGNNGIVLPVEGYHEHLRDLCDDHDALLVFDEVITGFRVGGLGCAQSRFGVTPDVTTFGKIVGGGFPVGAIGGKTEILEHFTPAGDVFQSGTFSGHPVTMAAGLATLEFCAEEDVYDHVNALGDRLREGLTEVVADRAPEYTVVGTDSMFKVVFTRADSGPQSECCAAGCTQDAACERFGECPKNGADVGNAETDRWERLFWPAMKEEGVFLTPNQFESQFVSYAHTEADIDRTIEAYERCL; encoded by the coding sequence ATGAACCACGAGCGCTCGCGCGAACTCTACGACCGAGCCCTCTCCGTCATGCCGGGCGGGGTCAACTCCTCGGTGCGGGCGGCCCCCCGGCCGTACCCGTTCTTCGTCGAACGAGGCGACGGCGCGCACGTCGTCGACGCCGACGGGAACCGCTACCTCGACTACGCGATGGGGTACGGCCCGCTCCTGCTGGGTCACGACATGCCCGAGTCGGTGCAGTCGGCGGTGCAGTCGTACGCCAGCGCCGGCCCGATGTACGGCGCCCCCACGGAGGTCGAGGTCGACCTCGCGGAGTTCGTCGCCCGGCACGTCCCGAGCGTCGAGATGATACGGTTCGTCAACTCGGGGACCGAGGCCACCGTCTCGGCGGTTCGACTCGCCCGGGGCTACACGGGCAACGACAAGGTGGTCGTGATGCAGGGGGGCTACCACGGCGCCCAGGAGACCACGCTCGTCGAGGGCGAACCCGGCCACGTCCACCCCTCGACGAACGGCATCCCAGAGTCGTTCGCCGAGCACACCGTCCCCGTGCCGTTCAACGACCACGAGGCCATCACGGAGGTGTTCGAGGAGCACGGCGACGAGATCGCCTGCGTCCTCACCGAACCCATCCTCGGGAACAACGGCATCGTACTGCCGGTCGAGGGGTACCACGAACACCTCCGAGACCTGTGCGACGACCACGACGCCCTGCTCGTGTTCGACGAGGTCATCACCGGCTTCCGGGTCGGTGGCCTCGGCTGTGCCCAATCGCGGTTCGGCGTCACGCCGGACGTGACCACGTTCGGCAAGATCGTCGGCGGCGGGTTCCCCGTCGGCGCCATCGGCGGGAAGACCGAGATACTGGAGCACTTCACGCCAGCCGGCGACGTCTTCCAGTCCGGCACCTTCTCGGGCCACCCGGTGACGATGGCGGCCGGCCTCGCCACGCTCGAGTTCTGCGCCGAGGAGGACGTCTACGACCACGTGAACGCGCTCGGCGACCGGCTGCGCGAGGGGCTGACCGAGGTGGTCGCCGACCGCGCCCCCGAGTACACCGTCGTCGGCACGGACTCGATGTTCAAGGTCGTGTTCACGCGGGCTGACTCGGGCCCACAGAGCGAGTGCTGTGCCGCGGGCTGTACGCAGGACGCCGCCTGCGAGCGATTCGGCGAGTGCCCGAAGAACGGGGCCGACGTGGGGAACGCCGAGACCGACCGCTGGGAGCGCCTGTTCTGGCCCGCGATGAAGGAGGAGGGCGTCTTCCTCACGCCGAACCAGTTCGAGAGCCAGTTCGTCTCGTACGCGCACACCGAGGCCGACATCGACCGGACCATCGAGGCGTACGAGCGCTGTCTGTAG
- a CDS encoding type I restriction-modification system subunit M encodes MVDNFNEKADFIWSIADLLRGDYKQSEYQKVILPLTVLRRLDCVTEPSKEEVLERYEMLQEQGVENVAPSLKRVSGQEVYNTSEYTFESLCNDPDQIASNLQYYINSYDEDTKEIFEKFDFGHQIQRLDEADLLYKVVRNFAEIDLHPDEVPNEEMGYIYEELVRKFNELSNETAGEHFTPREVIELMVNLIFDKDDEVLTEDGVVRTVYDPACGTGGMLSVAEDHVRSLNEGAKLHAFGQELNPETYAVCNSDMLIKGQDPDNIAYGNSFTDDGFPSRTFDYMLSNPPFGVSWKKVKDEIEREHDEMGYAGRFGAGTPRIDDGALLFLQHMIDKMKSPEEGGSRIAIVLNGSPLFTGGPNSGESGIRRWIIENDWLESIIGLPDQLFYNTEIHTYLWIINNNKPKNRRGEVQLVDARDMYEKMDEGLGKKRHRISDKQISKIVSTVGTHQTEERSKIFSNESFGYRRIVIDRPLRMSFRATKERINSLDDERAFTNRDEDIQERVKSALSEIDSDKVWMNRDEFIDEVEFRFNMAGLDVRKSVYNAVERSLGERNPDADVVRDKNGNPEHDIDRRTRERVPLEQDPEEYFANEVKPYANNAWINDSKKYYDDEDGQLGVVGYEINFDRHFYQYDSPRDLQEIDRELQKVNQEIRNLLDEVAK; translated from the coding sequence ATGGTCGATAACTTCAACGAGAAGGCTGATTTCATTTGGTCTATTGCGGATCTTCTCCGTGGGGATTACAAGCAGTCCGAGTATCAGAAGGTCATCCTCCCGCTGACGGTTCTGCGCCGTCTCGACTGCGTGACCGAGCCGAGCAAAGAAGAAGTGCTGGAGCGATACGAGATGCTCCAAGAGCAGGGTGTAGAGAACGTCGCCCCCTCGCTCAAGCGTGTCTCCGGGCAAGAGGTCTACAACACGAGCGAGTACACGTTCGAATCGCTCTGTAACGACCCGGACCAGATTGCCAGCAACCTCCAGTACTACATCAACTCCTACGACGAGGACACCAAGGAGATTTTCGAGAAGTTCGACTTCGGCCACCAGATCCAGCGCCTCGACGAGGCGGACCTACTCTACAAAGTCGTTCGGAACTTTGCCGAAATCGACCTCCACCCCGACGAAGTGCCGAACGAGGAGATGGGCTACATCTACGAGGAACTCGTTCGGAAGTTCAACGAACTCAGCAACGAGACTGCCGGGGAACACTTCACCCCGCGTGAGGTCATCGAGCTGATGGTGAACCTCATCTTCGACAAAGACGACGAAGTGTTGACCGAAGATGGGGTCGTTCGGACGGTGTACGACCCAGCCTGTGGGACTGGGGGGATGCTCAGTGTCGCAGAAGACCACGTCCGCAGCCTCAACGAGGGCGCGAAACTCCACGCATTCGGGCAGGAACTCAACCCCGAGACATACGCAGTCTGTAACTCGGATATGCTGATTAAGGGGCAGGACCCGGACAACATCGCGTATGGAAACTCGTTCACCGACGATGGATTTCCGAGCCGGACCTTCGACTACATGCTCTCTAATCCACCCTTCGGGGTTTCGTGGAAGAAGGTCAAGGACGAGATAGAGCGTGAACACGACGAGATGGGGTACGCCGGTCGCTTTGGCGCAGGGACCCCGCGAATCGACGATGGTGCATTACTATTCCTCCAACATATGATCGACAAAATGAAAAGTCCAGAGGAGGGCGGGTCACGAATTGCTATCGTGCTCAATGGCTCCCCGCTATTCACAGGAGGTCCTAATAGCGGTGAATCTGGCATTCGGAGATGGATAATTGAGAATGATTGGTTAGAATCGATTATCGGCTTACCTGACCAGCTCTTCTATAATACGGAGATCCACACATACCTTTGGATTATTAACAATAATAAGCCTAAGAATAGACGAGGAGAGGTTCAGCTTGTTGACGCCCGTGATATGTACGAGAAGATGGACGAAGGGTTGGGCAAAAAACGACATAGAATCTCTGACAAGCAGATCTCTAAAATCGTCTCAACAGTCGGGACTCACCAGACGGAAGAACGATCAAAAATATTCTCTAATGAATCGTTCGGCTATCGGCGGATTGTGATCGATAGACCATTACGGATGAGCTTCCGCGCAACTAAAGAGCGTATCAACAGCTTGGATGATGAGCGTGCCTTCACCAATCGTGATGAAGATATACAAGAGAGAGTGAAATCAGCACTTTCGGAAATTGACTCAGACAAGGTATGGATGAACCGGGACGAGTTTATCGACGAAGTAGAATTTCGGTTTAATATGGCGGGTCTTGACGTTCGGAAAAGTGTATATAACGCCGTTGAGAGGTCTCTTGGTGAACGAAATCCGGACGCAGATGTTGTTAGAGATAAGAATGGGAATCCAGAACATGATATCGATCGACGAACTAGAGAAAGAGTTCCACTAGAGCAAGATCCAGAAGAGTACTTTGCAAATGAAGTGAAACCTTATGCAAATAATGCTTGGATCAATGACTCAAAAAAATACTATGATGATGAGGATGGTCAACTGGGAGTTGTAGGATATGAAATAAACTTTGACAGGCATTTTTATCAATATGACTCACCCAGAGATCTTCAGGAGATAGACAGAGAACTCCAAAAGGTGAATCAAGAGATACGGAATTTACTTGATGAGGTGGCCAAGTGA
- a CDS encoding restriction endonuclease subunit S gives MTPSRKFGETGARDVTEVRLNYVTEINPSKSEVSSLPDETEVSFIPMEDFGRRNSINGSTTRPIKEVYDGYTYFAEGDVVIAKITPCFENQKGAICRNLTNGIGFGTTELYVLRPSSDLEPRYLWYVLRSKPFMDDGVASMRGAAGQQRVPSEFVENFSIPLYEQETQRAIADYLDERITKIDTLIDKKSELLDLLEDKKESITTEYTTRGVDSQNTLKSVEQEWVGKVPSHWEETRIGSLIEEVKNPVDVDESEEYQEIGIRSYGKGIFHKEPVEGEDIGDKRVFWVENNALIFNIVFAWEGAVAVTSEDEVGMIASHRFPMYVPKQDVCLEYLKYFFTHGYGQGILDWNSPGAAGRNRTLNRSAMLNERFWFPSFEEQQRIVESISRKVNLIDELSGNIEKSIELLKEKRETLITAAVAGQIDVTEEQGEEQESFA, from the coding sequence GTGACCCCAAGCAGGAAGTTCGGAGAGACAGGGGCGCGTGACGTGACCGAGGTTCGTCTGAACTATGTAACGGAGATAAACCCTTCAAAATCTGAAGTTTCGTCACTACCTGATGAAACTGAGGTGTCATTCATACCGATGGAGGATTTTGGGAGGAGAAATTCAATCAACGGATCAACGACACGTCCGATTAAGGAAGTGTATGATGGCTATACCTATTTTGCAGAAGGAGATGTTGTAATTGCAAAAATAACTCCTTGCTTTGAGAATCAAAAAGGAGCTATTTGCAGGAATCTTACAAACGGAATCGGATTCGGCACAACGGAACTCTATGTCCTGCGTCCCAGCTCTGATCTCGAGCCACGATACCTCTGGTACGTATTGCGATCTAAGCCGTTCATGGATGACGGCGTGGCATCAATGAGAGGGGCAGCGGGTCAACAGCGAGTACCAAGTGAATTTGTAGAGAACTTTTCAATACCTCTCTATGAGCAAGAAACTCAAAGGGCAATTGCCGACTATCTGGATGAGCGGATAACCAAGATAGATACCTTGATTGATAAAAAATCAGAGCTTCTTGACTTGCTCGAAGACAAGAAAGAGTCAATCACTACTGAGTACACAACACGAGGGGTTGACTCCCAAAATACGCTGAAGAGCGTTGAACAAGAGTGGGTGGGGAAAGTACCATCTCATTGGGAAGAAACACGAATTGGAAGTTTGATTGAGGAGGTCAAAAACCCGGTTGATGTAGATGAGTCAGAGGAGTACCAAGAAATTGGGATACGCTCATATGGGAAGGGGATATTCCACAAAGAACCAGTTGAAGGTGAAGATATCGGGGACAAGCGTGTGTTCTGGGTCGAGAATAATGCACTTATCTTTAATATTGTGTTCGCTTGGGAGGGGGCAGTCGCCGTAACTTCAGAGGACGAAGTAGGTATGATTGCATCGCATCGATTTCCGATGTACGTCCCAAAGCAAGATGTATGTTTAGAGTATTTGAAATATTTCTTCACCCATGGATATGGGCAAGGGATCCTTGATTGGAACTCACCGGGTGCAGCGGGACGGAATCGGACCCTAAATAGGAGCGCAATGTTGAACGAACGATTTTGGTTTCCGTCTTTTGAGGAGCAGCAACGAATTGTAGAGTCAATTAGTAGGAAAGTGAATCTTATTGACGAATTATCGGGCAATATTGAAAAATCAATTGAACTTCTGAAGGAGAAAAGAGAGACCCTGATTACTGCAGCAGTCGCGGGGCAGATTGATGTCACAGAAGAGCAAGGTGAGGAACAAGAGTCCTTCGCATGA